tatggctgattcatgttgatgtttggtagaaactaaggcaattctgtaaagcaattatccttcaattaaaaataaataaaaatttgaaaagctggcttaaaattcaatattcaaaaacactaagatcatggcatcttggtctcatcacttcatggcaaatagaggggggaaaaatggaaacacttgcagactttattttcttgagctccaaaatcactgtggactgtgattttaaaagttgcttgctccttcaactaaaaggtatgacaaacatagacagtgtattaaaaagcaaagccatcgttttgctgacaaagtccttAGAGTCGAAActaggttttttccagtagtgatgtagcaatgtgagttggaccataaaaaagggtgagcaccaaagaattgatgcttttgaactgtggtgttggagaagactcttgagagtcccttggattacaaggagatccaaccagtccatcctaaaggaaatcaaccctgaatattcattataagtactgatgctgaagccccagtattttggccatttgatgtgaagagctgactcattggaaaagaccctgatgctgtgaaagattgagggcaggagaagtgggcaacagaggaagaaatggttggatggcatcatggactcaatggacatgaatttgagcaaactctgggaattagtaaaggtcagggaagcctggcgtacttcagtccatgaggtagcaaagggttagacatgactgagtgaacaacaagaaCATCAGAATGGAGAAGCTATTTGAAACAATATGGGTGGTTTTGTAATACTCTGGTCACACAGATTCACAAATTgcaaacacaaaacaaatgaatagaaaacatacaaagaagaaaCATCTGAACTCAGAGAAAACTGCTTTACCTCAGGGTCACCCATATATGCTGTTGGATTTTCAGAGAGCCTGACAAGAAGCCTCACATCCAAAGCAACAGCAATTACCTTTCCTGCTTGTTCAGAGGACAAGTCACAGAACACAGATGTTGGGTAAACTCATGAAGCTTGTAAGTGACAGGTACTTGGCCAGAACTCACATTCCCATATCTGGGTTTAATGCTTGTTTTTCAATACCAGGCATTCCCTTTCTACACATGTACAGAGGACTGGACCTTGCTGGGTGAGATGCAGTTGGCAATTCTGCTTTCTTAAAGGGACACACTTTCCCACTCATGAATTTATTCACTGGGTGAAGTCATAACTTATTCTACCAACTCTATCGAGGGCTAGGGCATATCAGGGGGAGAGTTAGGGTCCCTTCCCACATTGTAATTACAGTCTGAAATACTGTCAAGCAAATATTTAATCTCTTCCAGACATACAgttataaatattcatttccttttaaaaagtttaagtgAAAACATGGGCAAAATCTTCCTTGTCATGTATTCCTTCAacgtttatttgtttattaaattcTGCTCTCACATACTGCTTGAAACACATTCAGAGAGACAAAGGCTGTGCTTTTTGTGTGATAAGGGCTTTgtgtttattatctcatttaattctcacaaccttATGAGACCACTGGTACTTTAATTAACCCTATTTATAGATGAGGCAATGGAGGCTTAGAGAAGTCAAGTGACTTGTGCAAGATAATGTCCTTGGAAAGATATAAGTAAGGTATGGAGTGTTTGCTATAGAGAGGAAAAACGGGTTCATTAATCTTTTGCACAGATGAAGAGGAGCTTCATGGAGGAAGAGGCCTCTGAGCAAGCAGTTGGAATTTAGGTAGTTGGAGATGAGAGAAAAGGCAATTCATGCAGAGGAAACAGTGAGCCACTGTTTCAGTGACCTGAAATGGATACAATTCAGAGTAGATTTTGAATTATATTTGGAtaatagaatgaaagaaagaggagtaaGTCAGGTATTCAGATAGACGGGAGCAAAGAAACCTTGGCGCCAACCTGAACTCCATCACCCACTCCGTATTCACCACTTTCATCCAGTCCCTAAAGCCTGCCAATGAGCACctttaaaatgtctgtttttccatcccCATGGCAACCACCTTAAGGctcattttcattctctcttgCTTCTTAACTCAAAATACTTCCTAAATGACCTGCCAGACAATCGTCTGCTCCTTTGTGGCTGTACAAATGCAAGTGTGATTCTGTCAGTGCCCTGCTTAATAACCTCATGAATATATAACACTTTAAAGGCTCTGCACCTGGAATTATAGACACTTTCCAAGACAGGAAAGGAGAGCTGGGAGTAGCTGATTCCTTCCAAGAATACACTCATGCGCCTCCCACACTGTCTCATATACACCCTCAGCCTGAAAATGGAGTAGATACACACTCTTTCCCAAGACCTGCCAACCAATCTCGTACAAGACTGAAAAATGAAGGAACACTAATCTATTTATTTCGCGTTGCATACCCCAGCCCTCGCCAATCCCAAATCATCTTTTCTGCCTTAGTCCCACCCCTGCCTTGGCTTGTCCGTTCTTCTATCTGACAGCGGAAGTCTGCCTGAACGAACCGCCCACTTCCTTTTCGAGTTTGGAGATTGCGTGGCAGGTTCGGCGGAGTCAATTCAGCTTTGCATTCTCGGGCTTTGCTGCTGGGGCGAGTGCTGGGGGCTGTTGCTCCGGCAAGTCGGCTTACGTGGGTGTTAGCTTGTTTGCTGAGAACGTCTCGCTTGTTGTTACAAAGACTACTTATGTTGGTGGCTTCAGCGGCGGCCCCCCTTTAAGGTAAAGATAGGTGCTTTCTGCAGGCATCTTACTCTAGGATTGCTATAGACTCCGTGCCCTTAGTAGAAGACATGCCACGGGGACGAAAGAGCCGGCGTCGCCGTAACGCAAGGGCCGCAGAGGAGAACCGCAACAGTCGTAAGATTCAGGCCTCAGAAACCTCTGAGACCCCAATGGCCGCCTCTGTGGGCTCGAGCACCCCGGAGGACGACCTGAGCTGCCCAGAGGAAGACCCAAACACTCCAGAGGAGACCTCCACTACTCCTGAGGAATCCTTGAGCATTGCTCAAGCGCAGAAGCCCTCGGTAGCCCGGAGCAACTTTCAAGGCACCAAGAAAAGTCTCCTGATGTCTATATTAGCCCTCATCTTCATCATGGGCAACAGGGCCAAGGAGGCCCTGGTCTGGAAAGTGCTAGGAAAGTTGGGGATGCAGCCTGGCCAGCAGCACAGCATCTTTGGAGATCCAAAGAAGGTCGTTACAGAAGAGTTTGTGCGCAGAGGGTACCTGATTTATAAGCCGGTGCCCCGTAGCAGCCCCGTGGAGTACGAGTTCTTCTGGGGACCTAGAGCACACGTGGAATCAAGCAAGCTGAAAGTCATGCACTTTGTGGCAAGGGTGCGTAACCGGTGCTCCAAGGACTGGCCATGTAATTACGATTGGGATTCTGATGATGATGCAGAAGTTGAGGCTATCCTCAATTC
This Budorcas taxicolor isolate Tak-1 chromosome X, Takin1.1, whole genome shotgun sequence DNA region includes the following protein-coding sequences:
- the MAGEH1 gene encoding melanoma-associated antigen H1; this translates as MPRGRKSRRRRNARAAEENRNSRKIQASETSETPMAASVGSSTPEDDLSCPEEDPNTPEETSTTPEESLSIAQAQKPSVARSNFQGTKKSLLMSILALIFIMGNRAKEALVWKVLGKLGMQPGQQHSIFGDPKKVVTEEFVRRGYLIYKPVPRSSPVEYEFFWGPRAHVESSKLKVMHFVARVRNRCSKDWPCNYDWDSDDDAEVEAILNSGARGYSAP